Proteins encoded within one genomic window of Mycolicibacterium monacense:
- the lgt gene encoding prolipoprotein diacylglyceryl transferase encodes MTSTLAYIPSPPQGVWELGPFPLRAYALCIIAGIIVALVLGDRRWEARGGERGVIYDIALWAVPFGLIGGRLYHVITDWQTYFGPDGAGLIAAFRIWEGGLGIWGAVALGGVGAWIACRRRGIPLPAFGDAIAPGIILAQAIGRLGNYFNQELYGRATTVPWGLEIYERVDASGARNDLIGVSTGRVIEIVHPTFLYELVWNLLVFAVLIWADRRFNLGHGRLFALYVAGYCLGRFWIELLRSDMATELAGIRVNSFTSMFVFIGAVVYLMAAPRGREDPATLRSDVDEEVEAAAVSPNDFEADAVEPGGSDEDDAATTALLKEAAAATGVGVAAKVAGEEDAKDEDVQSDTAEPVAEAEALAEDVESAPSEDIAEAVAFAEAGEAADREPLTTAGVVEGEDAVAAEESAEEAHGAAVDGAGEAEVVAEEVAAEDRAQETPAEAPSVKPSRFLGRLFARASHSVKPEPAEAGKAADHETLTTAGAADGGPDEEMPEPVAEAEALAEDVESAPSEDIAEAVAFAEAGEAADEEPPVTVGVVEGEDAVAAEESAEEAHEAAVEGAAEAEALADEVAVADAGEPEPEGEPEPVAEVEAGEAADREPLTTAGVVEGEDAVAAEESAEEAHEAAVEGAEEAEALADEVAVADAGEPESEPEPVAEVEAGEAADREPLTTAGVVEGEDAVAAEESAEEAHEAAVEGAEEAEALADEVAGDMAEPVAEVGAGDAGDREALTTAGAVEGEDAVAAEESAEEAHEAAVEGAAEAEALADEVAADDAAALEGEDAVAEGGLDEDLEAAVERADEAEAVAEEIAVADAEGQFADDEPVEDWDAEAVAGEVGAAEAEALEDSAVEQETAPDETAEPVVDDEELAASAQDAPGDDVADIDEGGETDASAYRIITTPEPVPTRRRWFRRRK; translated from the coding sequence GTGACGAGCACGCTCGCCTACATTCCCAGTCCGCCGCAAGGCGTGTGGGAACTCGGGCCGTTCCCGCTGCGCGCGTACGCGCTGTGCATCATCGCGGGCATCATCGTCGCGTTGGTCCTGGGCGACCGCCGCTGGGAGGCGCGCGGCGGCGAGCGCGGCGTCATCTACGACATCGCCCTGTGGGCGGTGCCGTTCGGGCTGATCGGTGGCCGGCTCTACCACGTCATCACCGATTGGCAGACGTACTTCGGGCCCGACGGCGCCGGGCTGATCGCGGCGTTCCGCATCTGGGAGGGCGGCCTTGGCATTTGGGGCGCGGTGGCGCTCGGCGGGGTCGGGGCCTGGATCGCCTGCCGCCGTCGCGGCATCCCGCTGCCCGCGTTCGGCGACGCCATCGCGCCCGGCATCATCCTGGCGCAGGCGATCGGCCGGCTCGGCAACTACTTCAATCAGGAGCTCTACGGCCGCGCGACGACGGTGCCGTGGGGGCTCGAGATCTACGAGCGGGTCGATGCCAGCGGTGCGCGCAATGACCTGATCGGGGTGTCGACGGGCCGCGTCATCGAGATCGTGCACCCCACCTTCCTCTACGAATTGGTGTGGAACCTGCTGGTTTTCGCGGTTCTCATCTGGGCGGACCGGCGGTTCAACCTGGGGCACGGCCGGCTGTTCGCGCTGTACGTCGCGGGCTACTGCCTCGGCCGGTTCTGGATCGAGCTGCTGCGCAGTGACATGGCCACCGAGCTGGCGGGTATCCGGGTCAACTCGTTCACGTCGATGTTCGTGTTCATCGGAGCCGTGGTGTACCTGATGGCGGCTCCGCGCGGCCGGGAGGACCCCGCGACGCTTCGGAGTGACGTGGATGAGGAGGTTGAAGCCGCGGCCGTCTCGCCGAACGATTTCGAGGCCGATGCGGTCGAACCCGGCGGAAGCGACGAAGACGACGCTGCGACCACAGCGCTGCTCAAAGAGGCCGCGGCCGCCACGGGTGTGGGAGTCGCCGCGAAAGTCGCGGGGGAGGAAGACGCGAAGGACGAGGACGTCCAGTCCGACACGGCGGAGCCGGTCGCCGAGGCTGAGGCGTTGGCTGAGGATGTCGAGTCGGCGCCGTCGGAGGACATTGCCGAGGCGGTGGCGTTCGCGGAGGCTGGTGAGGCCGCGGATCGTGAGCCGTTGACGACGGCCGGTGTCGTTGAGGGTGAGGACGCGGTCGCGGCTGAGGAGTCGGCTGAAGAGGCGCATGGGGCGGCGGTCGACGGCGCCGGAGAAGCCGAAGTGGTCGCCGAGGAAGTCGCCGCTGAGGACAGGGCCCAGGAGACGCCCGCTGAAGCGCCGAGTGTGAAACCTTCGCGATTCTTGGGCCGACTTTTCGCGAGAGCTTCACACTCGGTGAAGCCGGAGCCCGCGGAAGCGGGCAAGGCTGCTGATCATGAGACGTTGACGACGGCCGGTGCTGCCGACGGCGGGCCCGATGAAGAAATGCCGGAGCCGGTAGCCGAGGCGGAGGCACTGGCGGAGGACGTCGAGTCGGCGCCCTCGGAGGACATCGCTGAGGCGGTGGCGTTCGCGGAAGCCGGTGAGGCTGCCGATGAGGAGCCTCCGGTCACTGTCGGTGTCGTCGAGGGTGAGGATGCGGTCGCGGCTGAGGAGTCGGCCGAGGAGGCGCATGAGGCTGCGGTTGAGGGTGCCGCGGAGGCCGAGGCGCTCGCCGACGAAGTCGCTGTTGCAGATGCTGGCGAGCCTGAGCCTGAAGGCGAGCCGGAGCCAGTGGCCGAGGTCGAGGCTGGTGAGGCGGCTGATCGTGAGCCGTTGACGACCGCTGGTGTCGTCGAGGGTGAGGATGCGGTCGCGGCTGAGGAGTCGGCCGAGGAGGCGCATGAGGCGGCGGTCGAGGGCGCCGAGGAGGCCGAGGCGCTCGCCGACGAAGTCGCTGTTGCGGATGCTGGCGAGCCCGAGTCCGAGCCGGAGCCGGTGGCCGAGGTCGAGGCTGGTGAGGCGGCTGATCGTGAGCCGTTGACGACCGCTGGTGTCGTTGAGGGTGAGGATGCGGTCGCGGCTGAGGAGTCGGCCGAGGAGGCGCATGAGGCTGCGGTCGAGGGTGCCGAGGAGGCTGAAGCGCTCGCCGACGAGGTCGCCGGTGACATGGCGGAGCCGGTGGCCGAGGTCGGGGCTGGTGACGCTGGGGATCGTGAGGCGTTGACGACGGCTGGTGCGGTTGAGGGTGAGGACGCGGTCGCGGCTGAGGAGTCGGCCGAGGAGGCGCATGAGGCTGCGGTCGAGGGTGCCGCGGAGGCTGAAGCGCTCGCCGACGAGGTGGCTGCCGACGATGCTGCCGCCCTCGAAGGAGAAGACGCCGTCGCCGAAGGGGGGCTCGACGAGGACCTCGAGGCGGCAGTGGAACGGGCCGACGAGGCCGAGGCGGTCGCGGAGGAGATCGCCGTCGCCGACGCCGAAGGGCAGTTCGCCGACGACGAGCCCGTGGAGGACTGGGACGCCGAAGCCGTCGCCGGAGAGGTCGGCGCCGCCGAAGCGGAGGCGCTCGAAGACTCGGCCGTCGAGCAGGAGACCGCGCCCGACGAGACCGCCGAACCGGTCGTCGACGACGAAGAGTTGGCGGCAAGTGCGCAGGATGCGCCTGGCGACGACGTCGCTGACATCGACGAGGGCGGTGAGACCGACGCGTCCGCCTACCGGATCATCACGACCCCCGAACCGGTTCCGACACGTCGCCGGTGGTTCCGCCGCCGCAAGTGA
- a CDS encoding DUF2752 domain-containing protein produces the protein MEPDAPAPSRTPVYLTLGAGALFAGALTYIGVADPHRPGFLAPLCPFKALTGWDCPACGGLRMTHDLLHGDLAAAVADNVFLLVGIPLLALWVFFRRRHHQAVLPVTAIVVIAVATITWTVVRNLPGFPLVPTLLDG, from the coding sequence ATGGAACCTGACGCTCCCGCACCGAGTCGTACGCCGGTCTACCTCACCCTCGGCGCCGGCGCACTCTTCGCGGGCGCGCTGACCTACATCGGTGTCGCCGACCCCCACCGGCCGGGCTTCCTCGCCCCGCTCTGCCCGTTCAAAGCCCTCACCGGCTGGGACTGCCCGGCCTGTGGGGGACTGCGGATGACGCACGATCTGCTGCACGGTGACCTCGCCGCCGCCGTGGCCGACAACGTCTTCCTCCTCGTCGGTATCCCGCTGCTCGCGCTGTGGGTCTTCTTCCGGCGGCGTCACCACCAAGCCGTGCTGCCGGTGACCGCGATCGTCGTCATCGCAGTGGCCACCATCACCTGGACGGTGGTCCGCAATCTGCCCGGATTTCCGCTGGTCCCGACCTTGCTCGACGGGTAG
- the trpC gene encoding indole-3-glycerol phosphate synthase TrpC — MSSATVLDSIIEGVRADVAAREAVVSLTEIKERAQRAKPPLDVMAALREPGIGVIAEVKRASPSRGALAQIGDPADLARAYQDGGARVISVLTEQRRFNGSLDDLDAVRAAVSIPVLRKDFIVRPYQIHEARAHGADMLLLIVAALEQPVLESLLERTESLGMTALVEVHTEAEADRALQAGARVIGVNARNLKTLEVDRDCFARIAPGLPSNVIRIAESGVRGPADLLAYAGAGADAVLVGEGLVTSRDPRSAVADLVTAGTHPSCPKPSR; from the coding sequence ATGAGTTCGGCGACCGTGCTCGACTCCATCATCGAGGGAGTCCGCGCCGACGTTGCCGCTCGAGAGGCCGTGGTCAGCCTCACCGAGATCAAGGAACGGGCGCAGCGCGCGAAGCCTCCACTGGACGTGATGGCCGCCCTGCGCGAACCCGGCATCGGGGTCATCGCCGAGGTCAAGCGGGCCAGTCCGTCCCGGGGAGCGCTCGCTCAGATCGGGGATCCCGCCGACCTGGCCCGCGCCTATCAGGACGGCGGCGCCCGCGTAATCAGCGTGCTGACCGAACAGCGCCGGTTCAACGGTTCGCTCGACGACCTCGACGCAGTCCGCGCGGCGGTGTCGATCCCGGTCCTGCGGAAGGACTTCATCGTCCGGCCGTATCAGATCCACGAAGCCCGCGCCCACGGTGCCGACATGTTGCTGCTCATCGTCGCCGCACTCGAACAGCCCGTGCTCGAGTCGTTGCTGGAGCGCACCGAGTCGCTCGGGATGACGGCGCTGGTGGAGGTCCACACCGAAGCCGAAGCCGACCGCGCACTGCAGGCCGGTGCCCGGGTGATCGGCGTCAACGCGCGGAATCTCAAGACCCTCGAGGTGGACCGCGACTGCTTCGCGCGCATCGCCCCGGGACTGCCGTCGAATGTCATCCGCATCGCGGAGTCCGGCGTGCGCGGCCCTGCCGACCTGCTGGCGTACGCCGGTGCCGGCGCCGACGCCGTGCTCGTCGGCGAAGGCCTGGTGACCAGCCGCGACCCCCGCAGTGCGGTGGCCGACCTGGTGACCGCCGGAACCCATCCGTCCTGCCCGAAACCGTCCCGATAG
- a CDS encoding HNH endonuclease signature motif containing protein → MFEGSQTAARSLVDRIAGSSRAANQATARMLVAVGDLYRLRLREVGDSAYAACDTVDSVSAEVAAALTISTGLAASHLRHALAMEERLPQVGAAFVAGDLDYFMFQTIVSRTKLVIDPEALRSVDGQVAAGVARWRGLTQKQLAARVDRIVKRVDPDAVRRRKEAAARREVSVADRIDGLSEICATVFTTTAHAFDRRLSALAATVCANDPRTTEQRRADAIDAMVAGADRMACRCDSPDCAAGGLSASPTVIHMVADRSTLDGVGDREGSLIGADGLIPAEVVAELAHTAKLRPLTLPGDAAPEPHYTPSRALAEYVRCRDLTCRFPGCDRPAMRTDVDHTVPYAGGGPTQAANLKCLCRLHHLLKTFGGWKDQQLPDGTVIWTSPSGHTYITTPGSALLFPGLCAPTTPAAAAPCTGTVTGDRNAKMPQRRRTRAQNRAAAIAAERAHNRAMRQVRRQELHAYLFGNEPDPSDEPPPF, encoded by the coding sequence ATGTTCGAAGGTTCGCAGACGGCGGCTCGGTCACTTGTCGACCGCATTGCCGGCTCGTCGCGTGCGGCCAACCAGGCAACCGCGCGGATGCTGGTCGCCGTGGGCGATCTATATCGCCTGCGGTTGCGGGAGGTCGGCGATTCCGCGTATGCGGCCTGCGACACCGTCGATTCCGTATCCGCAGAAGTCGCCGCCGCGCTCACGATCAGCACGGGCCTGGCGGCCAGCCACCTACGCCACGCCCTGGCGATGGAAGAGCGGCTGCCCCAGGTCGGCGCCGCGTTCGTCGCAGGCGATCTCGACTACTTCATGTTCCAGACCATCGTCAGCCGCACCAAACTCGTCATCGACCCTGAGGCGTTGAGGTCCGTCGACGGGCAGGTCGCCGCGGGCGTCGCGCGGTGGCGGGGGCTGACTCAGAAACAGCTCGCCGCACGTGTCGATCGGATCGTCAAACGGGTTGACCCCGACGCCGTACGACGGCGCAAGGAGGCCGCCGCACGGCGCGAGGTGTCGGTCGCCGACCGAATCGACGGCCTGTCAGAAATCTGCGCGACGGTGTTCACCACCACGGCCCACGCATTCGATCGACGCTTGTCCGCACTTGCTGCGACGGTCTGCGCCAACGATCCGCGCACCACCGAGCAACGCCGGGCCGACGCCATCGACGCGATGGTCGCCGGCGCCGATCGGATGGCGTGCCGCTGCGACAGCCCCGACTGTGCGGCGGGCGGGCTGAGCGCGAGCCCCACGGTGATCCACATGGTCGCCGACCGGTCGACCCTCGACGGGGTCGGCGACCGCGAGGGGTCACTGATCGGCGCCGACGGTTTGATTCCGGCGGAAGTCGTTGCCGAACTTGCCCACACCGCGAAGCTGCGCCCACTGACCCTTCCGGGTGACGCCGCACCCGAACCCCACTACACCCCGTCGCGTGCACTCGCCGAATACGTCCGGTGCCGCGATCTGACATGCCGTTTCCCTGGTTGTGACCGTCCGGCGATGCGCACCGACGTCGACCACACCGTCCCGTACGCGGGCGGCGGGCCGACACAGGCGGCCAACCTCAAATGCTTGTGCCGCCTGCACCACTTGCTCAAAACGTTCGGCGGCTGGAAAGACCAGCAGCTGCCCGACGGCACCGTGATCTGGACGAGCCCGTCCGGGCACACCTACATCACCACCCCGGGGAGCGCATTGTTGTTCCCCGGTCTGTGCGCCCCGACCACACCAGCCGCGGCGGCGCCGTGCACCGGCACCGTGACGGGGGATCGGAACGCCAAGATGCCGCAGCGCCGCCGCACCCGCGCCCAGAACCGCGCGGCGGCCATCGCCGCTGAGCGCGCCCACAACCGGGCCATGCGCCAGGTGCGCCGGCAAGAGCTCCACGCGTACCTGTTCGGGAACGAACCCGATCCGAGCGACGAGCCGCCGCCGTTCTGA
- a CDS encoding NINE protein, whose translation MTDPSQFGNAPDGIPPPPPQGYYPPPPGNYPPPYYDPSAPYGRHPMTGEPYSDKSKVVAGLLQLVGLLGIVGIGRMYLGQVGLGVAQLVVGLVTCGIGAVIWGIVDAVLIFTDKVRDPNGLPLRDGT comes from the coding sequence ATGACCGATCCCTCGCAGTTCGGTAACGCACCCGACGGCATCCCACCTCCTCCGCCGCAGGGTTACTACCCGCCGCCTCCCGGCAACTACCCGCCGCCCTACTACGACCCGTCGGCGCCCTACGGCAGGCATCCGATGACCGGGGAGCCGTACTCGGACAAATCGAAGGTCGTCGCTGGCCTACTCCAACTCGTCGGCCTGCTCGGCATCGTCGGCATCGGCCGCATGTACCTCGGGCAGGTCGGGTTGGGTGTCGCCCAGTTGGTCGTCGGTCTCGTCACCTGCGGTATCGGCGCGGTGATCTGGGGGATCGTCGATGCGGTTCTCATCTTCACCGACAAGGTCCGCGACCCGAACGGTCTCCCGCTGCGCGATGGAACCTGA
- a CDS encoding TIGR02234 family membrane protein gives MTRIAQLVLVLGAAVLWVASRLTWVEVRSFDGLGQPKTSTLTGAEWATALIPLALLVLAAAVAVLAVRGWPLRILAVLVAAASAGMAYLAITLWVIVDVAPRAANLAEVPVADLTGTERHFTGAVLTLVAAALVLAGAVLLMRAAVKGTGGTSRYAAPSARRATATEQEDKGEPMSERMLWDALDEGHDPTDRDTKGR, from the coding sequence CCTCGGCGCCGCGGTGCTGTGGGTGGCGTCGCGGCTGACGTGGGTCGAGGTGCGTTCGTTCGACGGACTGGGTCAGCCGAAGACGTCGACGCTGACCGGTGCGGAGTGGGCGACCGCGCTGATCCCGCTCGCCCTGCTGGTGCTGGCCGCGGCCGTCGCGGTGCTGGCGGTGCGGGGCTGGCCGTTGCGGATACTCGCGGTCCTGGTGGCGGCGGCGAGTGCGGGAATGGCCTATCTGGCGATCACGCTGTGGGTGATCGTCGACGTCGCCCCGCGGGCGGCCAACCTGGCCGAGGTGCCGGTCGCCGACCTGACCGGCACCGAACGTCACTTCACCGGCGCTGTGCTCACACTGGTGGCGGCCGCCCTGGTGCTCGCGGGTGCGGTGTTGCTGATGCGTGCGGCGGTGAAGGGGACCGGGGGGACGAGCAGGTACGCGGCACCGTCGGCACGCCGCGCCACCGCGACCGAGCAGGAGGACAAGGGGGAGCCGATGTCGGAACGCATGCTGTGGGACGCCCTCGACGAGGGCCACGACCCGACCGATCGCGACACGAAGGGCCGGTGA
- the trpB gene encoding tryptophan synthase subunit beta: MAELVDSDLPRSSAAVAEPTSHDPDARGHFGPYGGRLVPEALMAVIEEVTAAYEKARGDQTFLDELDRLQRHYSGRPSPLYEATRLSEHAGGARIFLKREDLNHTGSHKINNVLGQALLARQMGKTRVIAETGAGQHGVATATACALLGLDCVIYMGAVDTARQALNVARMRLLGAEVVSVEAGSKTLKDAINEAFRDWVTNADETYYCFGTAAGPHPFPLMVRDFQRIIGLEARAQIQAQAGRLPDAVTACVGGGSNAIGVFHAFIDDPRVRLIGYEAAGDGVETGRHAATFTGGSPGAFQGSFSYLLQDEDGQTIESHSISAGLDYPGVGPEHALLKDIGRAEYRPITDTEAMDAFSLLCRTEGIIPAIESAHAVAGALKLGPELGPGSVILVNLSGRGDKDVETAAKWFGLLDKGGS; the protein is encoded by the coding sequence GTGGCCGAACTCGTCGACTCGGACCTGCCGCGCTCCAGTGCGGCCGTCGCCGAACCCACCAGCCACGACCCGGACGCCCGCGGCCACTTCGGCCCGTACGGCGGACGCCTCGTTCCCGAGGCGCTGATGGCGGTCATCGAGGAGGTCACCGCGGCCTACGAGAAGGCCCGTGGCGACCAGACGTTCCTCGACGAACTCGATCGGCTGCAGCGCCACTACAGCGGCCGTCCTTCGCCGCTGTACGAGGCCACCCGGCTCAGCGAGCACGCCGGCGGGGCGCGCATCTTCCTCAAACGAGAAGACCTCAACCACACGGGTTCCCACAAGATCAACAACGTGCTCGGGCAGGCGCTGCTCGCACGTCAGATGGGCAAGACCCGGGTCATCGCCGAGACCGGCGCCGGCCAGCACGGTGTCGCGACGGCCACCGCCTGCGCACTGCTCGGCCTGGACTGCGTGATCTACATGGGCGCGGTCGACACGGCCCGTCAGGCGCTGAATGTGGCGCGCATGCGCCTGCTCGGCGCCGAGGTGGTCTCCGTTGAGGCCGGTTCGAAGACGCTCAAGGACGCGATCAACGAGGCCTTCCGCGACTGGGTCACCAACGCCGACGAGACGTACTACTGCTTCGGCACCGCGGCGGGCCCGCACCCGTTCCCCTTGATGGTGCGCGATTTCCAGCGCATCATCGGCCTCGAAGCGCGGGCCCAGATCCAGGCCCAGGCCGGCCGGCTCCCGGATGCGGTGACGGCGTGCGTCGGCGGCGGCTCCAATGCGATCGGCGTCTTCCACGCCTTCATCGACGATCCCCGTGTGCGGTTGATCGGTTACGAGGCGGCCGGAGACGGGGTCGAAACGGGCCGGCACGCCGCCACGTTCACCGGCGGCTCACCCGGTGCGTTCCAGGGCTCCTTCTCCTACCTGCTGCAGGACGAGGACGGCCAGACGATCGAATCGCATTCGATCTCGGCCGGTCTGGACTATCCAGGCGTGGGGCCCGAGCACGCGCTGCTCAAGGACATCGGTCGCGCCGAGTACCGGCCCATCACCGATACCGAGGCCATGGACGCGTTCTCGCTGCTGTGCCGCACCGAGGGGATCATCCCGGCCATCGAGTCCGCGCACGCGGTCGCCGGTGCGCTCAAGCTCGGCCCGGAACTCGGGCCGGGTTCGGTGATCCTGGTCAACCTGTCCGGGCGCGGTGACAAGGACGTCGAGACCGCGGCGAAATGGTTCGGTCTGCTGGACAAAGGCGGTTCATGA
- the trpA gene encoding tryptophan synthase subunit alpha translates to MSRLGGLFDACRAERRAALIGYLPTGFPDVPASISAMTALVESGCDIIEVGIPYSDPGMDGPVIAAATEAALQGGVRVRDTLTAVEAISNAGGRAVVMTYWNPVLRWGIDAFARDLAAAGGLGLITPDLIPEEADEWMAASDAHDLDRIFLVAPASTPERLAKTVQATRGFVYAASTMGVTGARDAVSSAAPELVARVKEVSDIPVGVGLGVRSREQAAEIGAYADGVIVGSALVSALKDGVPAVRALTEELAEGVRQRVTA, encoded by the coding sequence ATGAGTCGGTTGGGTGGCTTGTTCGACGCTTGCCGAGCGGAGCGACGCGCGGCGCTCATCGGATACCTGCCAACCGGATTCCCCGACGTGCCGGCATCGATCTCGGCGATGACAGCGTTGGTCGAATCGGGTTGCGACATCATCGAAGTCGGCATCCCGTACTCCGACCCGGGGATGGACGGCCCGGTCATCGCCGCCGCCACCGAGGCGGCGCTGCAGGGCGGCGTTCGGGTGCGCGACACCCTGACGGCGGTCGAGGCCATCAGCAACGCCGGCGGGCGCGCAGTGGTGATGACGTACTGGAATCCCGTGCTGCGGTGGGGGATCGACGCCTTCGCGAGGGATCTCGCCGCCGCGGGTGGACTGGGTCTGATCACCCCTGATCTCATTCCCGAAGAGGCAGACGAGTGGATGGCGGCTTCCGACGCCCACGATCTGGACCGGATCTTCCTGGTGGCCCCGGCGTCGACGCCCGAGCGGCTGGCCAAGACGGTCCAGGCGACACGGGGGTTCGTCTACGCGGCATCGACGATGGGCGTCACCGGTGCCCGAGACGCCGTCTCGAGTGCCGCTCCCGAACTCGTCGCGCGCGTCAAGGAGGTCTCCGACATCCCGGTCGGCGTCGGCCTCGGTGTGCGGTCGCGGGAGCAGGCCGCCGAGATCGGCGCGTACGCCGACGGCGTGATCGTCGGATCGGCGCTGGTGTCGGCGCTCAAGGACGGTGTGCCCGCGGTGCGCGCGCTGACCGAGGAACTAGCTGAGGGAGTCCGCCAGAGGGTGACCGCGTGA